The window TCACTTTGCtaaatttttatgttttagGTACTAAAAGCACCCTATGGTGACTTGCAATCTTGTATGGAGATGGCTAAGGTTTTAACTTCTCATGCAATTGTATCTTTTGTTATTTCTTCACTCATCAAGTTTTAAGTTTTGTTATGTGGATTTATAATTGGTCATGTCCTTAACTTTTGTAGGTAGCTGACCTAATTGCTTTCGTGGCCTCTGCAAGTTACTATATTGAAGGAAGTACATCTCTCTACATTGATTCATTTGGAAGTGAGTGCCTTTCTGTATTAAGATCTCTGGGCTTACCAAGTACTGCGGTGCTTATTCGAGTATGTTATCATGCTATTTACTTTTCGAAACTTCtaattcaaaaaagaattatttGCATATGTAGTTAAAGATTATTTCCTTTTCTGGCAGGACCTACCCACagatataaagaaaaaaaatgattataaaaaaatgtgtatttCTAGCATTAGTTCTGAATTTCCTGAGGATTGTAAGTTTTATCCTGCCGATACTAAAGATGAATTGCACAAGGTAAACAAGCGTAGgatttttttaggttcatttaCACACCTTTTTATGcttatttcatttttcatgATTTGTATTGCAGTTTATGTGGCTTTTTAAAGAGCAAAGGCTAACTGTTCCTCATTGGAGAACCCAAAGGCCTTATTTGATGTCTCAGAAGGTTCTTAAATATGTGTATTTTTAATACATTTCATAAATTTGGACTGATTTTCTCCTCACTCTAAAAGGAACTTCTGTTAGTTATTATTTTGCTAATTTTCTCATTCTCTCGTAGGTTGATATGGTAGCTGATAATTGTACTCCCGGAAGATGTACCCTTCTTCTCACTGGCTATCTACGTGCTCGAAGTCTCTCTGTGAATCAACTGGTACAATTTTCAGTTTTGCCATTTTTCTTGCTTCAGGTAGTCTGACATGTCCATTCCTTTCATCAGGTTCATGTTGCTGGAGCAGGAGATTTCCAGCTTTCCAAAATTGAAGTTCTCAAGGATCCAGTTCCATTGAATCCAAGAACTGAACAAGATGCCATGGATACTCAGGATGATGAGGTAACAAACATATTCTTTGCTTTAGTAGAGTCCTTTATTTTCCTGGCTGTTTGTTGTGCTGTGTTCACTCATTCTGAtggtttttttaatatatataaaaatttttaatttgatttcttttatcGGGTATATTACTATACGTTCTCTCAATTATCATTGATGTTTTTGTTAACTAAAATGGAAGTTTGAGCTTTTTACTTCTTTCTTGACTTGTAGATTATTCGTTTGTTGGAACCATCAGAGCATGAGCCATTGGTTGTTGAGAATGAACCTGATCCTCTGTCTGGTGAACAGGTGTTTCTCTTTAACATGAAATAATCTTTTTTATGACCACTGAACCAGTCAAGACTCAAGACATAGATCTTCCTTTAGTTTACTGTTCTCAATTTCTTTTGctatttctttttcttggaAAGGATATGGTCAACAGGGTGGCTGGTGGGAgctaaaatattaaaagattCATGTAAAAGTTAGAAAGAGCTAATTTGGGATATGGAATGTTTGAGGTTTATGGAGTATTAATTTTCTTATATGCTTTCAAACTAATCTATAAGAGCTAATAGGTGTTTCCACATTCTCCAATCTCGTCCTCGTGCCATATCATTAGTTCTATTTGTAGTTGATGTTTGATGACAGGTAATTTGTTTTCCCTCAGACTTGGCCAACTGAAGCAGACAGAGCCGAGGCAGATAGAAATCAGAAAGAGAAGCATTTGAGGAAGAGAGCACTTGCTCATGGCACTTCTGAATATCAGGTTTCTAATCTTCTAATGCTCTCCCACACAATTTACATGTTCATAAATTTCTTGTCAGCATCACACGTGTTTACCTTGGCTTTTTTTTTAAACACACAGGAAGCTTGGGAAATAGGTGATTCCGAGGATGAGGATTCTGATGTTGACAATGAAACTGATGATATGATGCTAGACAGTAGCTATACAAATGAAGTGAATGACCTTAATAATCAAGGCATCAGTGATGATGATCAAGCATCTTTGGAGTTTGAAAATTCTGATCAGGAGACAGATATGGATTCTGTGATGTTGGTGAGAAtctcattattattttttgaccTGTGATTTCCATTCCTCATTTTACCAGATGGTTATTGTGTCAAAGCTAAAGAAGTAGCTCCCTTGGGCTGAATTCACTATCGAAAACTGATACTGGAAAATAGAATCCAATGGGATGTTATATCTTAAAAGAATAGAGGAAAGTTTCAAATAGTCTGCCCTGTTAAGATTCATCGTGttcaatataatttttaaatctAGGGACTTACACGCTTTACCCAATGGAAAGTCCACTCCTAACATCTTCAATGTGTACGCTTATTTTAAGTATCATTTCACCTTTCCCGTTAACATCTCGGGATTTCTTGGAATGTTATTCAGAATGATCAAATTGAGGCCGAAGGTTATGAGTGAATTCGCATTAATAAGCAGAATGGTAAACCAAAGCTTGTGCATTACAACAGAGGaacaataaaaaattttaagCAATGAAAAGGGCTCACATTTTTCGACTGTACTAATTTGATAATTTTGTTGTATTGAATGTCAAGAGTAAGGTGGCTACTTGTCACTTCCATCTACAATTTCTTCTTGATGCTTCTAGGCACTTAAATTTCATTGCAATGCAGGATGGTGAAATGACAAATGAACAAAAATTGGATGAGattcaaaagataaaaaatgcTCATGCTGAAGATGAAGGTTAGTCATTTATTTCTTTTGGATTTTGAAGAGTTGTAGATGCTCATCTTATTTATAGTTTTCTAAGTTGAGCACTTTGTTACCACCAATCTCTAATTAATCATGAGAAACATTACATGGAAGTTTGCATGTAGTTTTTCCATTCTAATACGAGGTTAATATGCCAGTTTCTTACATATAGTATGATTTAACATGAAAGTTTGTGGTAGGTACTCTGTGTTATGTTATATACagattttcaataattttccttcttcttttacAGAGTTCCCAGATGAAGTGGATACACCTATGGATATCCCTGCAAGAAAGCGGTTTGCAAAGTATAGGGGTCTCAAGTCCTTTAGAACATCCACGTGGGATCCCCAGGTACAGTTCTATTCAATTAATGATTTTGCATACTATTACTGAACATTACTTGAGTTCTAAAACTACTGTCTCCTCTTTATTCAGGAGAGTTTGCCTCAAGACTATGCTAGAATTTTTGAATTCAATAACATCTCCAGAACACAAAAGCATGTTCTTGCTAAAGCTTTAGAAATAGAGCAAGGGAACTGCGATCACTGTGTGGCATCAGGCTCCTATTTAAGACTTCATGTGAAGGAAGTGCCAGTTGGTGCTGCTTCGAAATTGTGTGAGTTAGCGAAGTCAATGCCAATCACAGCTTGTGGACTCCTGCAGCATGAATCCAAGATGTCTGTCCTCCATTTCAGGTACTTCCAGTTTCTCAATTGGCATGTGTTCCATTGTGAATAATTTCTCACTTCCAAGTTTCAACCAATCTTGTTATTGCAGCATCAAGAAGCATGATGTCTCCGAGGAGATATCCGATAAAGTTGGGACTACTGAGAACGCCAAGATGCCTGATAAGAAATCTCCTTCCCTcaagggaaaagaaaaattggtgtTTCATGTTGGTTTCCGTCAATTTGTTACAAGGTACTTTTATATCTTTGCCATATAAGACATTTAATCTTttactttattgtttttattttagataACCAT is drawn from Cucumis melo cultivar AY chromosome 11, USDA_Cmelo_AY_1.0, whole genome shotgun sequence and contains these coding sequences:
- the LOC103498933 gene encoding uncharacterized protein LOC103498933 isoform X1, giving the protein MGGNRAQVNKPHKSRFSTKATRQQHKTSLKDRSKVTKNNVAKGARAARLQRSKMIREQKRAAVLQDKRALSGSKSPPRVIVLFRLSASVDLNPLAEDLLSLLAPGASSSTVASSEYKLRATVLKAPYGDLQSCMEMAKVADLIAFVASASYYIEGSTSLYIDSFGSECLSVLRSLGLPSTAVLIRDLPTDIKKKNDYKKMCISSISSEFPEDCKFYPADTKDELHKFMWLFKEQRLTVPHWRTQRPYLMSQKVDMVADNCTPGRCTLLLTGYLRARSLSVNQLVHVAGAGDFQLSKIEVLKDPVPLNPRTEQDAMDTQDDEIIRLLEPSEHEPLVVENEPDPLSGEQTWPTEADRAEADRNQKEKHLRKRALAHGTSEYQEAWEIGDSEDEDSDVDNETDDMMLDSSYTNEVNDLNNQGISDDDQASLEFENSDQETDMDSVMLDGEMTNEQKLDEIQKIKNAHAEDEEFPDEVDTPMDIPARKRFAKYRGLKSFRTSTWDPQESLPQDYARIFEFNNISRTQKHVLAKALEIEQGNCDHCVASGSYLRLHVKEVPVGAASKLCELAKSMPITACGLLQHESKMSVLHFSIKKHDVSEEISDKVGTTENAKMPDKKSPSLKGKEKLVFHVGFRQFVTRPIFSTDNFNSDKHKMERFLHGGRFSIASIYAPISFAPLPLIVLRSVEGNASFAASGSLKSIDPRRIILKKIILSGYPQRVSKLKATVRYMFHNPDDVRWFKPVDVWTKCGRRGRIKEPVGTHGAMKCVFNGVLQQHDTVCMSLYKRVYPKWPEHLFPLLDA
- the LOC103498933 gene encoding uncharacterized protein LOC103498933 isoform X2, with translation MLLRELELLVFSVIREQKRAAVLQDKRALSGSKSPPRVIVLFRLSASVDLNPLAEDLLSLLAPGASSSTVASSEYKLRATVLKAPYGDLQSCMEMAKVADLIAFVASASYYIEGSTSLYIDSFGSECLSVLRSLGLPSTAVLIRDLPTDIKKKNDYKKMCISSISSEFPEDCKFYPADTKDELHKFMWLFKEQRLTVPHWRTQRPYLMSQKVDMVADNCTPGRCTLLLTGYLRARSLSVNQLVHVAGAGDFQLSKIEVLKDPVPLNPRTEQDAMDTQDDEIIRLLEPSEHEPLVVENEPDPLSGEQTWPTEADRAEADRNQKEKHLRKRALAHGTSEYQEAWEIGDSEDEDSDVDNETDDMMLDSSYTNEVNDLNNQGISDDDQASLEFENSDQETDMDSVMLDGEMTNEQKLDEIQKIKNAHAEDEEFPDEVDTPMDIPARKRFAKYRGLKSFRTSTWDPQESLPQDYARIFEFNNISRTQKHVLAKALEIEQGNCDHCVASGSYLRLHVKEVPVGAASKLCELAKSMPITACGLLQHESKMSVLHFSIKKHDVSEEISDKVGTTENAKMPDKKSPSLKGKEKLVFHVGFRQFVTRPIFSTDNFNSDKHKMERFLHGGRFSIASIYAPISFAPLPLIVLRSVEGNASFAASGSLKSIDPRRIILKKIILSGYPQRVSKLKATVRYMFHNPDDVRWFKPVDVWTKCGRRGRIKEPVGTHGAMKCVFNGVLQQHDTVCMSLYKRVYPKWPEHLFPLLDA